The following are encoded together in the Lathyrus oleraceus cultivar Zhongwan6 chromosome 3, CAAS_Psat_ZW6_1.0, whole genome shotgun sequence genome:
- the LOC127126108 gene encoding histone acetyltransferase GCN5 isoform X5, whose protein sequence is MEPHGAGPLRSRSSQSASPSHSASASATSSIRKRKLVSEDHAPPFPPSSLSADTRDGALTSNDDLESISARGADSDSDEDSEDAVVDDDEDEYDNDNGSSMRNFTASRLNNAPAAPRNSKLKTENSTVKIEQSDGTKDSGPSVTGAAPGAGSVPGIVVKEDATKIFTENLQTSGAYSAREESLKKEEETGKLKFACLSNDGVDEHMVWLIGLKNIFARQLPNMPKEYIVRLVMDRSHKSVMVIRRNHVVGGITYRPYASQRFGEIAFCAITADEQVKGYGTRLMNHLKQYARDVDGLTHFLTYADNNAVGYFIKQGFTKEIHLEKDRWQGYIKDYDGGILMECKIDPKLPYTDLSTMIRRQRQAIDEKIRELSNCHIVYTGIDFQKKEVGIPKKIVDDIPGLS, encoded by the exons AACGCAAACTCGTATCTGAAGATCACGCGCCTCCATTTCCACCTTCTTCTTTATCCGCCGACACACGCGACGGCGCACTTACCTCCAATGACGACCTAGAAAGCATTTCCGCCCGTGGTGCGGACTCTGATTCCGACGAGGACTCGGAGGATGCAGTTGTTGATGACGACGAAGACGAGTACGACAATGATAACGGTTCCTCCATGCGCAATTTCACCGCTTCCAGGCTCAACAATGCTCCTGCCGCTCCCCGCAATAGTAAGCTCAAAACTGAAAACTCCACTGTTAAGATCGAACAGTCAGATGGAACTAAAGACTCCGGACCTTCTGTTACCGGTGCTGCTCCCGGTGCCGGTTCTGTTCCCGGCATTGTGGTTAAGGAGGATGCAACGAAGATATTCACTGAAAATTTGCAGACCAGTGGTGCTTACAGTGCCAGGGAAGAGAGTCTCAAGAAAGAG GAAGAAACTGGAAAACTCAAATTTGCATGCCTTTCGAATGATGGTGTTGACGAGCATATGGTTTG GTTGATAGGATTGAAGAATATATTTGCTAGACAACTTCCCAATATGCCCAAGGAGTACATCGTCCGACTTGTTATGGATAG GAGCCATAAGTCTGTAATGGTTATAAGGCGTAATCACGTTGTTGGAGGCATTACATATCGTCCGTATGCAAG CCAGAGGTTTGGTGAGATAGCCTTTTGTGCGATTACAGCCGATGAACAAGTAAAAGGATATGGGACCAGATTGATGAATCACTTAAAACAGTATGCACGTGATGTAGATGGGTTGACACATTTTCTCACATATGCTGACAATAATGCTGTTGGCTATTTTATCAAACAG GGATTTACAAAAGAGATTCACCTGGAGAAAGATCGATGGCAAGG TTACATAAAGGATTACGATGGGGGAATTCTCATGGAATGTAAGATTGATCCAAAGCTTCCTTACACTGATTTATCAACTATGATCCGTCGTCAAAGACAG GCAATAGATGAAAAGATTAGAGAACTGTCAAACTGTCACATTGTTTATACTGGAATTGATTTTCAGAAG AAAGAAGTTGGTATTCCCAAAAAAATTGTTGATGACATCCCTGGTTTGA GTTAG